The following are encoded in a window of Sphaerisporangium siamense genomic DNA:
- a CDS encoding ABC transporter permease — MAGFLLRRLVNYAVLIAVATSLAYMLAALALDPRSNYEGRNPRPPAAVVDAQLSLYNLNDRTPLVRRYLRWAGGVLRGDLGRTWNGDRVDAEVRRRVGVTLRLIVLGLVLGSVAGVLTGALAAVRQYGWFDRLSTMAAFVVLAVPTVVLANMLIIMAVWLNDRLGVQVFLVSGEHTPGLDGGVGAGLLDRVKHLALPTVSLALGQIAVYSRYQRNMMLDVLDADFVRTAMAKGLRRRTALVKHALRTALIPAVTYFAFTFGSLLVGATITESVFGWHGMGEELVASIRSNDVNMVAAISCFAALAVLTASLAADVLHAVLDPRVRVS, encoded by the coding sequence ATGGCGGGTTTCCTGCTGCGCCGGCTGGTCAACTACGCGGTCCTGATCGCCGTCGCCACGAGCCTGGCGTACATGCTGGCCGCCCTCGCCCTGGATCCCCGGTCCAACTACGAGGGGCGCAACCCCCGGCCCCCGGCCGCGGTCGTCGACGCCCAGCTGTCGCTGTACAACCTCAACGACCGCACCCCGCTCGTCCGGCGGTACCTGCGGTGGGCCGGCGGCGTGCTGCGGGGCGACCTCGGCAGGACGTGGAACGGCGACCGCGTGGACGCCGAGGTGCGGCGGCGCGTCGGCGTCACGCTGCGGCTCATCGTGCTCGGCCTCGTGCTCGGCAGCGTGGCCGGAGTGCTCACCGGCGCGCTGGCGGCCGTGCGGCAGTACGGCTGGTTCGACCGCCTGTCCACCATGGCCGCGTTCGTGGTGCTGGCCGTCCCCACCGTCGTGCTGGCCAACATGCTGATCATCATGGCGGTCTGGCTCAACGACCGCCTGGGCGTCCAGGTGTTCCTGGTCAGCGGCGAGCACACCCCCGGCCTCGACGGCGGGGTGGGCGCCGGGCTCCTCGACCGCGTCAAGCACCTGGCCCTGCCCACCGTCTCGCTCGCCCTCGGCCAGATCGCCGTCTACAGCCGCTACCAGCGCAACATGATGCTCGACGTCCTCGACGCCGACTTCGTGCGCACCGCGATGGCCAAGGGGCTGCGCCGGCGCACGGCCCTGGTCAAGCACGCCCTTCGCACCGCGCTGATCCCCGCGGTCACCTACTTCGCGTTCACCTTCGGCTCGCTGCTGGTGGGCGCGACCATCACCGAGTCGGTGTTCGGCTGGCACGGCATGGGCGAGGAACTGGTCGCCTCGATCCGGTCCAACGACGTCAACATGGTCGCGGCGATCAGCTGCTTCGCCGCGCTCGCCGTGCTGACGGCGTCGCTGGCCGCCGACGTGCTGCACGCCGTCCTCGACCCCAGGGTCCGGGTGTCCTGA
- a CDS encoding DoxX family protein yields MRRAFQDLAALAARLGVGGIFFANGWHKLEFGLTATSDQFAKMGAPGPGVWAAATMLIELLGGALLVAGLAVPACGLILFAEALAVFALVSGDTGLPLTGGDVNLVVALGAASVLLAVVGAGRVSVDHLVVIRRREAEAAGEMAADAEADDVISSWRDTARPTGTASDHEVTRVDAPRDGDATSKPPPAGPVTFAKMKDHPGDGASGSSDSPGSPGTSSGSGTSGSSGSSGSPEGSDTAEVTAPRKAPRARRAAKPAESGSEDPESPRDAPPPAGRDRLVAGSRKPSDKD; encoded by the coding sequence GTGAGACGAGCCTTCCAGGATCTCGCCGCGCTCGCCGCCCGGCTGGGCGTCGGCGGGATCTTCTTCGCCAACGGCTGGCACAAGCTGGAGTTCGGGCTGACCGCGACGAGCGACCAGTTCGCGAAGATGGGCGCCCCCGGGCCGGGTGTGTGGGCCGCCGCCACCATGCTCATCGAACTGCTCGGCGGGGCGCTGCTGGTCGCGGGTCTCGCCGTGCCCGCCTGCGGGCTCATCCTGTTCGCCGAGGCGCTGGCGGTGTTCGCCCTCGTCAGCGGGGACACCGGCCTGCCGCTCACCGGCGGGGACGTCAACCTCGTCGTCGCGCTCGGAGCCGCGTCGGTGCTGCTCGCCGTGGTCGGCGCGGGCCGCGTCTCGGTCGACCACCTCGTCGTGATCCGGCGGCGCGAGGCCGAGGCCGCCGGCGAGATGGCCGCCGACGCCGAGGCCGACGACGTCATCTCCTCCTGGCGCGACACCGCCCGGCCCACCGGGACGGCCTCCGACCACGAGGTCACCCGGGTGGACGCTCCCCGCGACGGGGACGCCACGTCCAAGCCGCCCCCGGCGGGTCCCGTCACCTTCGCCAAGATGAAGGACCACCCCGGCGACGGCGCCTCCGGTTCCTCAGACTCCCCCGGCTCGCCCGGGACCTCCTCCGGGTCCGGGACGTCCGGCTCATCAGGGTCATCGGGGTCTCCGGAGGGCTCCGACACCGCCGAGGTCACCGCGCCGCGCAAGGCGCCGCGCGCCCGCCGCGCCGCCAAGCCCGCCGAGTCCGGCTCCGAGGACCCCGAGTCCCCCCGCGACGCGCCGCCGCCCGCCGGACGTGACCGCCTGGTCGCGGGCAGCCGCAAACCGTCCGACAAGGACTGA
- a CDS encoding ABC transporter permease produces MTLPEEEYAEIAADAGSGRVPSRTRVVAARFFGTRQGRLGFALLALLFLLAFAGPLVAPWSYTDMDFSAFMRPPSASHWFGTLQTGSDVFALTLRGAQKSLTVGLLVAVVSTAVAAVVGSFAGYFLGWTDRTLMWVADLLLVLPAFLILAIMSPLLAAGRLLLFALMLALFLWMVTSKIVRGMTKAIKEREYVKAARFMGVPPARIIYRHVLPNLASLLVVDATLNVSAAILTETTLSYFGFGIQPPDVSLGALIADGSRTALYAPWTFWFAAGVLVLAVLAVNLVGDSLRDALDPGAGGGR; encoded by the coding sequence ATGACGCTGCCGGAGGAGGAGTACGCCGAGATCGCGGCGGACGCCGGGAGCGGGCGCGTCCCCTCCCGGACACGGGTGGTCGCCGCGCGGTTCTTCGGCACGCGGCAGGGGCGTCTGGGGTTCGCGCTGCTGGCCCTGCTGTTCCTGCTCGCCTTCGCCGGGCCGCTGGTCGCCCCCTGGTCCTACACCGACATGGACTTCTCGGCGTTCATGCGGCCGCCCTCGGCGTCCCACTGGTTCGGCACGCTGCAGACCGGCTCGGACGTCTTCGCCCTCACCCTGCGCGGCGCGCAGAAGTCGCTCACCGTGGGCCTGCTGGTCGCGGTGGTGTCGACGGCGGTCGCGGCGGTCGTCGGCTCGTTCGCCGGCTACTTCCTCGGCTGGACCGACCGCACGCTCATGTGGGTGGCCGACCTGCTGCTCGTGCTGCCGGCGTTCCTGATCCTGGCCATCATGTCGCCGCTGCTCGCGGCGGGACGGTTGCTGCTGTTCGCGCTGATGCTGGCGCTGTTCCTGTGGATGGTCACCTCCAAGATCGTCCGGGGCATGACCAAGGCGATCAAGGAGCGCGAGTACGTCAAGGCGGCGCGGTTCATGGGCGTGCCGCCCGCGAGGATCATCTACCGGCACGTGCTGCCCAACCTGGCCTCGCTGCTGGTCGTGGACGCCACCCTCAACGTCAGCGCCGCCATCCTCACCGAGACGACGCTGTCGTACTTCGGCTTCGGCATCCAGCCGCCGGACGTCTCGCTCGGGGCGCTGATCGCCGACGGCTCCCGCACGGCCCTGTACGCGCCGTGGACGTTCTGGTTCGCCGCCGGGGTGCTGGTCCTCGCCGTCCTGGCCGTCAACCTCGTCGGCGACTCGCTGCGCGACGCCCTCGACCCCGGCGCGGGGGGCGGGAGATGA
- a CDS encoding CHAT domain-containing protein, producing MGNASEESDPSPVPSPRDRSDPRAWCVVAVARLARDQPEGALEAAGEAVERDPDGEWGHRLTSLALERLGRDSEAVVAAQDAVRLAPGSWAARLRLGAALRRLPGRWRDAWAQAQQAVRFAPEQPDPHVLIGDLALARGDHGQAATAYRAALRRDADHPGARVNLGLTFLRWDRPRDHHDPTWQVDPRETARARRALETWARHLRALFAACLAAVAVLSFWYGLREEATIGGAAAFLVAAAITVRQARKVQVWRFVPGMLARDLWLAVAVSVTLLVTAAYAVALATMPTWSLADEARTALPLVSAASPLVRWDDVLGAFWAGLFGLVLFNGVAVLLFRALAEAWRGRPVRALAEFTAVPPERVGLRDLGVTLWIVATRLWFLVAALALAPLIAGEPRAALAGPLVPAALVYVWARGGLRSRRREVASSDAWLLVAVLALLVASGALVVAGAVPAGDPVAVRAWWTVAAAQLAVLLAFAARAARGWWRGSAGPWRASLVPCDGCGPRLPGEVTPSVGLSADVRRAFTHSRGVVLSYTDAAGPRTLAVGAVTSVSPSGDLRLIAAEDAWAAAERDPRVAVFVADPAERRFWAEVRGIALADPADNVLRVTPKHVLVGEYPGRHEARAVSRRP from the coding sequence GTGGGGAACGCCAGCGAGGAATCCGATCCCTCTCCGGTGCCGTCCCCGCGAGACCGCTCCGATCCCCGCGCCTGGTGTGTGGTCGCCGTCGCACGGCTGGCCCGCGACCAGCCGGAGGGAGCGCTGGAGGCCGCCGGCGAGGCGGTCGAACGCGATCCCGACGGCGAGTGGGGGCATCGGCTGACGAGTCTCGCCCTCGAACGCCTCGGCCGCGACTCCGAGGCGGTCGTCGCGGCTCAGGACGCCGTCCGGCTCGCACCCGGCTCCTGGGCCGCGCGGCTACGTCTGGGCGCGGCCCTGCGCAGGCTCCCCGGCCGCTGGAGGGACGCCTGGGCGCAGGCCCAGCAGGCCGTCCGCTTCGCCCCCGAGCAGCCCGACCCGCACGTCCTCATCGGCGACCTGGCGCTGGCCCGGGGCGACCACGGGCAGGCCGCCACCGCCTACCGGGCGGCCCTGCGCCGCGACGCCGACCACCCCGGCGCCCGCGTCAACCTCGGCCTCACCTTCCTGCGCTGGGACCGCCCCCGCGACCACCACGACCCGACCTGGCAGGTGGACCCGCGCGAGACCGCCCGCGCCCGCCGCGCGCTGGAAACGTGGGCCAGGCATCTGCGCGCCCTGTTCGCGGCCTGCCTCGCCGCGGTGGCCGTGCTGTCCTTCTGGTACGGACTGCGCGAGGAGGCCACGATCGGCGGCGCCGCCGCGTTCCTGGTGGCCGCGGCGATCACCGTGCGCCAGGCGAGGAAGGTCCAGGTCTGGCGGTTCGTGCCCGGCATGCTGGCCCGCGACCTGTGGCTCGCGGTCGCCGTCTCGGTCACCCTGCTGGTGACGGCCGCCTACGCGGTCGCCCTGGCCACCATGCCCACCTGGTCGCTCGCCGACGAGGCGCGCACGGCCCTCCCGCTCGTCTCCGCCGCCTCCCCCCTGGTGCGGTGGGACGACGTCCTCGGCGCCTTCTGGGCGGGGCTGTTCGGCCTCGTGCTGTTCAACGGCGTGGCGGTGCTGCTGTTCCGCGCCCTGGCGGAGGCGTGGCGGGGCAGGCCCGTGCGGGCGCTCGCCGAGTTCACCGCCGTGCCGCCCGAGCGGGTCGGCCTGCGCGACCTCGGCGTCACGCTGTGGATCGTGGCCACGCGCCTGTGGTTCCTCGTCGCCGCCCTCGCCCTGGCGCCGCTGATCGCCGGAGAGCCGCGCGCGGCGCTCGCCGGGCCGCTCGTCCCCGCCGCGCTGGTGTACGTGTGGGCCAGGGGCGGTCTGCGGTCACGGCGGCGCGAGGTCGCGTCCTCGGACGCGTGGCTGCTGGTGGCCGTGCTCGCCCTTCTGGTCGCCTCGGGCGCCCTGGTCGTGGCCGGCGCCGTGCCGGCGGGGGACCCGGTGGCCGTCCGGGCCTGGTGGACGGTCGCGGCGGCCCAGCTCGCCGTGCTGCTCGCCTTCGCCGCGCGGGCGGCCAGGGGCTGGTGGCGCGGCTCGGCGGGGCCGTGGCGGGCGTCGCTGGTCCCGTGCGACGGCTGCGGCCCGCGCCTGCCGGGGGAGGTCACCCCCTCGGTGGGGCTCAGCGCTGATGTGCGGCGCGCCTTCACCCACTCCCGGGGCGTCGTGCTGTCCTACACCGACGCCGCGGGGCCCCGCACGCTGGCCGTCGGCGCCGTCACCTCGGTCAGCCCGTCCGGCGACCTGCGGCTGATCGCCGCGGAGGACGCCTGGGCGGCGGCGGAGCGCGACCCGCGCGTGGCCGTCTTCGTCGCCGACCCGGCCGAGCGCCGGTTCTGGGCGGAGGTGCGCGGCATCGCCCTGGCCGACCCGGCCGACAACGTGCTGCGGGTGACGCCCAAGCACGTGCTCGTCGGCGAGTACCCCGGCCGTCACGAGGCCAGGGCCGTCTCGCGCCGCCCCTGA
- a CDS encoding AAA family ATPase, with amino-acid sequence MRDSDRARPAGRAVARDHFERVRKGYFRLSRGQRRALFAGGLAAGAILALVLGWSFAAFVTIFLLLCYADLTLRFPRAAATVLVVVAWCSVMVAMGGFVQPNSALPTMFILLGVLTGGAAHLIQHVTPWVTTLAALGAAAMVTFAVATFSPQIALFAAYGVAVVVLVYRLVQAVQVRRARAAASAVPAQVRQRAREGAADRAAAAEHEVPPPISVEEALGELESMIGLDPVKEQVRSIAASIEAARLRAEAGYFTEQPMRHFVFVGPPGTGKTSVARTVAKIFYAFGLLDTPYVVEAQRADLVGEYLGATAIKTNELIDQALGGVLFIDEAYGLMNSGDGQPDRFGAEAVQTLLKRAEDDRDRLIIILAGYDKEMTTFLSSNPGLSSRFATRINFPSYAPAELLSIVRLLSDRRSERLSADAPAALIGMFEDVHRRNLVDELGNARFARSLVEAAAQARDVRVVGAGGAPTRDDLITTTTADLTKAFNEITARFRGYMATPTLEEALADLDRMAGLEPVKRQVHAIAAQLRVARMRQEQGLPAPPQMRHFVFVGPPGTGKTTVARVLGRVFAALGLLSRPDVVEASRADMVGQHLGATAIKTNELVDRALGGVLFIDEAYSLVNSGYQGGDAFGAEAVQTLLKRAEDDRDRLVIILAGYAAEMERLLATNPGLASRFNQRVTFPSYTSAELTAIAGLLAEGAGDRFDASAERDLGDVFSYVCAEGLIDGLGNGRFARSLFERAALGRDVRLAGRGGTASAEELTTITSADVRAAVDELAGR; translated from the coding sequence ATGCGGGACTCCGACAGGGCCCGGCCGGCGGGGCGCGCCGTGGCCCGCGATCACTTCGAGCGTGTCCGGAAAGGCTATTTCAGACTTTCGCGCGGGCAGAGGCGTGCCCTCTTCGCCGGAGGTCTCGCCGCGGGCGCGATCCTCGCCCTGGTCCTCGGCTGGTCGTTCGCGGCCTTCGTCACGATCTTCTTACTCCTCTGCTACGCCGACCTCACGCTGAGGTTCCCCCGCGCCGCCGCGACCGTCCTGGTCGTGGTGGCGTGGTGTTCCGTCATGGTCGCGATGGGGGGCTTCGTCCAGCCGAACTCCGCGCTGCCCACCATGTTCATCCTGCTCGGCGTGCTGACCGGCGGGGCCGCGCACCTGATCCAGCACGTCACCCCGTGGGTCACCACCCTGGCCGCGCTCGGCGCCGCCGCCATGGTGACCTTCGCCGTGGCCACCTTCTCGCCGCAGATCGCCCTGTTCGCCGCCTACGGCGTGGCGGTGGTCGTGCTGGTGTACCGGCTGGTCCAGGCCGTCCAGGTGCGTCGCGCCAGGGCGGCGGCGTCGGCCGTGCCCGCGCAGGTCAGGCAGCGGGCGCGCGAGGGCGCCGCCGACCGCGCCGCCGCGGCCGAGCACGAGGTGCCGCCGCCCATCTCCGTCGAGGAGGCGCTCGGCGAGCTGGAGAGCATGATCGGGCTGGACCCGGTCAAGGAGCAGGTGCGCTCCATCGCCGCCTCCATCGAGGCGGCGCGGCTGCGCGCCGAGGCCGGCTACTTCACCGAGCAGCCGATGCGCCACTTCGTCTTCGTCGGCCCGCCCGGCACGGGCAAGACCTCCGTCGCCCGCACCGTCGCCAAGATCTTCTACGCCTTCGGCCTGCTGGATACGCCCTACGTCGTGGAGGCCCAGCGCGCCGACCTCGTCGGCGAGTACCTCGGGGCCACCGCGATCAAGACCAACGAGCTGATCGACCAGGCCCTCGGCGGCGTGCTGTTCATCGACGAGGCCTACGGCCTGATGAACTCCGGCGACGGCCAGCCCGACCGTTTCGGCGCCGAGGCCGTGCAGACCCTGCTCAAGCGCGCCGAGGACGACCGCGACCGGCTGATCATCATCCTGGCCGGCTACGACAAGGAGATGACCACCTTCCTGTCGTCCAACCCCGGGCTGTCCTCCCGCTTCGCCACCAGGATCAACTTCCCGTCCTACGCGCCCGCCGAGCTGCTGAGCATCGTCCGGCTCCTCAGCGACCGGCGCAGCGAGCGGCTGTCGGCGGACGCGCCCGCCGCGCTGATCGGCATGTTCGAGGACGTCCACCGCCGCAACCTGGTGGACGAGCTGGGCAACGCCCGGTTCGCGCGCAGCCTGGTCGAGGCGGCGGCCCAGGCCCGCGACGTCCGCGTCGTGGGCGCGGGCGGCGCGCCGACCCGCGACGACCTGATCACGACAACCACCGCCGACCTGACCAAGGCGTTCAACGAGATCACCGCCAGGTTCCGCGGCTACATGGCCACCCCGACCCTGGAGGAGGCCCTGGCCGACCTCGACCGCATGGCCGGCCTCGAACCCGTCAAGCGGCAGGTCCACGCCATCGCCGCCCAGCTCCGCGTCGCCCGCATGCGCCAGGAGCAGGGGCTGCCCGCGCCGCCGCAGATGCGGCACTTCGTCTTCGTGGGGCCGCCGGGCACGGGCAAGACCACGGTGGCGCGCGTGCTCGGCCGCGTCTTCGCCGCGCTCGGCCTGCTCTCGCGGCCGGACGTCGTCGAGGCGTCCCGCGCCGACATGGTCGGCCAGCACCTCGGGGCCACCGCGATCAAGACCAACGAGCTGGTCGACCGCGCGCTCGGCGGCGTGCTGTTCATCGACGAGGCGTACAGCCTGGTCAACAGCGGCTACCAGGGCGGGGACGCCTTCGGCGCCGAGGCGGTGCAGACCCTGCTCAAGCGCGCCGAGGACGACCGCGACCGGCTGGTGATCATCCTCGCCGGGTACGCCGCCGAGATGGAGCGCCTGCTGGCCACCAACCCGGGCCTGGCCAGCAGGTTCAACCAGCGCGTGACGTTCCCGTCCTACACCTCCGCCGAGCTGACCGCGATCGCCGGCCTGCTCGCCGAAGGCGCGGGTGACCGCTTCGACGCCTCCGCCGAGCGCGACCTCGGCGACGTCTTCTCCTACGTCTGCGCCGAGGGCCTGATCGACGGCCTCGGCAACGGCCGCTTCGCCCGGTCGCTGTTCGAGCGCGCCGCCCTCGGGCGCGACGTGCGCCTGGCCGGGCGCGGCGGCACCGCCAGCGCCGAGGAGCTGACGACGATCACCAGCGCCGACGTGCGCGCGGCCGTGGACGAGCTCGCCGGACGCTAG
- a CDS encoding DNA gyrase/topoisomerase IV subunit A, with protein MARRTTTPPPEDFEERIVDIDVATEMRTSYLEYAYSVIYQRALPDARDGLKPVQRRILYSMSEMGLRPERGHVKSSRVVGDVMGKLHPHGDSAIYDALVRMAQPFSMRLPLVDGHGNFGSPDDLPAAMRYTEARLAPAAMLMVQSIDEDTVDFKPNYDGQETEPTVLPSAFPNLLVNGASGIAVGMATNMAPHNLVEVIAAARHLIKNPGATLDELMRFVPGPDLPTGGTIIGLSGVRDAYQTGRGTFRMRAKATVEQVTPRRKGIVVTELPFNVGPERVITKIKELVTSKRLSGISDLKDLTDRHKGLRLVIEVKNGFHPEAVLAELYRLTPMEETFGINNVALVDGQPRTLGLRELLQVYVDHRIDVVRRRSAHRLRKREERLHLVDGLIVALLNIDEVIQVIRSSEDSAEARARLMEIFDLSETQAVYILDTPLRRLTRYDKLELDRERQTLNDEIAELAAILSSEDKLRRVVSGELADVAKTYGAPRRTVLLEDGASVATAAAMPLEVADDPCLVLLSSTGLLARTGDAVPLGTGEERSAHDVLVAVVRSTVRGEVGVITSAGRAIRVSVLDLPALPSTAAPPSLSGGHPVSEYVTLNPGEHVVGLGSLDPQGLGLALGTAHGMVKRVVPEYPVNRDDFEVIGLKPGDSVVGAVEVTSEDHDLVFISSDAQVLRFPASSVRPQGRPAGGMAGIRLADGAKVIWYGVVDPSRESRVVTIAGSASALPGTGMGGGKVSDYADFPPKGRATGGVRAQRFLKGEDVLVLAWAGPAPVKAVSSTGKPVELPSELGRRDGSGVRVAPDIAAIGGALGSGPALAPPSPAGPDAPDEE; from the coding sequence ATGGCCCGACGCACCACCACGCCCCCGCCGGAAGACTTCGAGGAACGCATCGTCGACATCGACGTGGCGACCGAGATGCGCACGAGCTACCTCGAGTACGCCTACTCGGTGATCTACCAGCGCGCGCTCCCCGACGCCCGTGACGGCCTCAAGCCGGTCCAACGCCGCATCCTCTACTCGATGAGCGAGATGGGCCTGCGGCCCGAGCGCGGGCACGTGAAGTCCTCGCGCGTCGTCGGCGACGTGATGGGCAAGCTGCACCCCCACGGCGACAGCGCCATCTACGACGCGCTGGTGCGCATGGCCCAGCCGTTCTCGATGCGGCTGCCGCTGGTGGACGGGCACGGCAACTTCGGCTCCCCCGACGATCTCCCCGCCGCCATGCGGTACACCGAGGCGCGCCTGGCCCCCGCGGCCATGCTGATGGTGCAGTCCATCGACGAGGACACCGTCGACTTCAAGCCGAACTACGACGGCCAGGAGACCGAGCCGACGGTCCTGCCGAGCGCCTTCCCCAACCTCCTGGTGAACGGCGCCTCCGGCATCGCGGTCGGCATGGCGACCAACATGGCGCCGCACAACCTCGTCGAGGTCATCGCCGCCGCCCGCCACCTGATCAAGAACCCGGGCGCCACGCTCGACGAGCTGATGCGCTTCGTCCCCGGGCCCGACCTGCCGACCGGCGGCACGATCATCGGGCTCTCCGGCGTCCGCGACGCCTACCAGACCGGCCGCGGCACCTTCCGCATGCGCGCCAAGGCCACCGTCGAGCAGGTCACCCCCCGGCGCAAGGGCATCGTCGTCACCGAGCTGCCCTTCAACGTCGGGCCCGAGCGGGTCATCACCAAGATCAAGGAGCTGGTGACCTCCAAGAGGTTGTCCGGCATCTCCGACCTGAAGGACCTCACCGACCGGCACAAGGGCCTGCGCCTGGTCATCGAGGTCAAGAACGGCTTCCACCCCGAGGCCGTGCTCGCCGAGCTCTACCGCCTGACTCCCATGGAGGAGACGTTCGGCATCAACAACGTGGCGCTGGTCGACGGCCAGCCCCGCACGCTCGGCCTGCGCGAGCTGCTCCAGGTCTACGTCGACCACCGCATCGACGTCGTGCGCCGCAGGTCCGCCCACCGGCTGCGCAAGCGCGAGGAGCGCCTCCACCTGGTGGACGGCCTCATCGTCGCGCTGCTCAACATCGACGAGGTCATCCAGGTCATTCGCTCCTCCGAGGACTCCGCTGAGGCGCGCGCCCGCCTCATGGAGATCTTCGACCTGTCCGAGACCCAGGCCGTCTACATCCTCGACACCCCGCTGCGCCGCCTCACCCGGTACGACAAGCTGGAGCTGGACCGCGAGCGTCAGACGTTGAACGACGAGATCGCCGAGCTCGCCGCCATCCTGTCCTCCGAGGACAAGCTGCGCCGGGTCGTGTCCGGCGAGCTGGCCGACGTCGCCAAGACCTACGGCGCCCCGCGCCGCACCGTCCTGCTGGAGGACGGCGCGAGCGTCGCGACCGCGGCGGCCATGCCGCTGGAGGTCGCCGACGACCCGTGCCTGGTGCTGCTGTCCTCCACCGGCCTGCTCGCCCGCACCGGCGACGCCGTCCCGCTCGGCACCGGCGAGGAACGCTCGGCTCACGATGTGCTGGTCGCGGTCGTGCGCTCGACGGTCAGAGGCGAGGTCGGCGTGATCACCTCCGCCGGGCGCGCCATCCGCGTCTCGGTGCTCGACCTGCCCGCGCTGCCGTCCACGGCCGCTCCCCCGTCCCTGTCCGGCGGCCATCCGGTGAGCGAGTACGTCACGCTCAACCCCGGCGAGCACGTCGTGGGCCTCGGCTCCCTCGACCCCCAAGGGCTCGGGCTGGCGCTCGGCACCGCACACGGCATGGTCAAGCGCGTCGTGCCCGAGTACCCCGTGAACCGCGACGACTTCGAGGTCATCGGCCTCAAGCCCGGCGACAGCGTGGTCGGCGCCGTCGAGGTCACCTCCGAGGACCATGACCTGGTGTTCATCTCCTCCGACGCCCAGGTGCTGCGCTTCCCGGCGTCCTCGGTGCGCCCGCAGGGGCGGCCCGCCGGGGGCATGGCCGGCATCCGCCTCGCCGACGGCGCCAAGGTCATCTGGTACGGGGTGGTCGATCCCTCCCGCGAGTCCCGCGTGGTCACCATCGCCGGGTCGGCCTCGGCGCTGCCCGGCACCGGCATGGGCGGCGGCAAGGTGTCGGACTACGCCGACTTCCCGCCCAAGGGCAGGGCCACCGGCGGCGTCCGCGCCCAGCGCTTCCTCAAGGGCGAGGACGTCCTGGTGCTGGCCTGGGCGGGCCCCGCGCCGGTCAAGGCCGTGTCCTCGACGGGCAAGCCGGTGGAGCTGCCGTCCGAGCTCGGACGCCGCGACGGCTCGGGCGTGCGGGTCGCGCCGGACATCGCCGCGATCGGCGGGGCGCTCGGCAGCGGCCCCGCCCTCGCTCCCCCGTCTCCGGCCGGGCCGGACGCCCCGGACGAGGAGTAG
- a CDS encoding VOC family protein, whose protein sequence is MSEIARMYAVVLDCPDPQALAAFYSAVLGWKVVDDRPDWVTISGGGDYKLSFQHAEDFRAPVWPSSDHPQQMHLDLVVDDREKSGAQVVALGAVQHSHQPGRDFTVYLDPAGHPFCLCDD, encoded by the coding sequence ATGAGCGAGATCGCACGTATGTACGCCGTCGTCCTGGACTGTCCGGACCCCCAGGCGCTGGCCGCCTTCTACTCGGCCGTGCTCGGGTGGAAGGTCGTGGACGACCGGCCCGACTGGGTCACCATCAGCGGAGGCGGGGACTACAAGCTGTCCTTCCAGCACGCCGAGGACTTCAGGGCGCCGGTGTGGCCGTCGTCCGACCACCCTCAGCAGATGCACCTGGACCTGGTCGTGGACGACCGCGAGAAGTCCGGCGCCCAGGTGGTCGCCCTGGGCGCGGTCCAGCACTCCCACCAGCCGGGACGGGACTTCACCGTCTACCTCGACCCGGCGGGCCACCCCTTCTGCCTCTGCGACGACTGA
- a CDS encoding helix-turn-helix domain-containing protein — protein MTRMIDIDPSESPRARFAYELRRHRLAARLTQKQLARRIGFSTSAVAMVETSKFRPSERFAERCDEAFGLDGVVTRLYAEVWPPPPPVPAHFRDWAVEERRATALRFWAPMLVPGMLQTESYARRVLSRLPGATETEIEQRLSARMLRQAVLSRDDGPVITALIDEGVLHRPVGGPAVMREQLAHLVAMTRHPRVTVQIVPYGAEALSGLNGAYSIAEMRGNPYMVRVESQPWGRTLSERGLIADLVKGFDAIRADAYPQHLSIVMIEETMTSEWA, from the coding sequence ATGACCAGAATGATCGACATCGACCCGTCCGAGTCGCCGCGCGCGCGTTTCGCCTACGAGCTGCGCCGCCACCGTCTCGCGGCGCGGCTCACGCAGAAACAGCTCGCCCGCAGGATCGGCTTCTCCACCAGCGCGGTGGCCATGGTCGAGACCTCCAAGTTCCGCCCTTCCGAGCGCTTCGCCGAGCGGTGTGACGAGGCGTTCGGCCTGGACGGCGTGGTGACCCGCCTGTACGCCGAGGTCTGGCCGCCCCCGCCCCCGGTCCCCGCCCACTTCCGCGACTGGGCGGTCGAGGAACGGCGTGCCACCGCCCTGCGGTTCTGGGCGCCCATGCTCGTCCCCGGCATGCTGCAGACCGAGAGCTACGCGCGCCGGGTGCTCTCCCGCCTGCCCGGGGCCACGGAAACGGAGATCGAGCAGCGCCTGTCGGCCCGCATGCTCCGCCAGGCCGTGCTGTCCCGCGACGACGGCCCGGTCATCACGGCGCTGATCGACGAGGGGGTGTTGCACCGCCCCGTCGGCGGGCCCGCGGTCATGCGCGAACAGCTCGCCCACCTGGTGGCGATGACCCGCCACCCGCGGGTCACCGTCCAGATCGTGCCCTACGGCGCCGAGGCCCTGTCGGGGCTGAACGGCGCCTACTCCATCGCCGAGATGCGCGGCAACCCGTACATGGTGCGCGTCGAGTCCCAGCCCTGGGGGCGCACCCTGTCGGAACGGGGCCTGATCGCCGACCTGGTCAAGGGCTTCGACGCCATCCGCGCCGACGCCTATCCCCAGCACCTGTCCATCGTCATGATCGAAGAGACGATGACGTCCGAATGGGCCTGA